A region from the Desulfovibrio sp. genome encodes:
- a CDS encoding HipA domain-containing protein, with protein sequence MITRVAYVHMHLGGSFVVAGRLRYVQDGRFSQCFFEYSNRYLERPDAVAVDPVALPLQREHTYEGPLGGALFNGLRDACPDDWGRHVLDIAAESSGSHLGEFDYMLYAGPDRIGALGFSSVPNAVPFTDVPTWAQGLPGAELDLQGMLLATDNVEQADDLNPQYRRFFVRGSSIGGARPKASFEQDGKFWIAKFSKEREAWPTCRIEHANMLLAAKCGINVPETRRITVLGNRDILLVERFDRQIHNGALHRLPFVSAMTLIGAAGPEARAAYTDIVTAMRRDFYSAEATRSDIRELYRRMVFNALCNNSDDHLRNHGFLHVADQNGRSGWRLSPAYDVVPQPVMDDAPRALHLNVGPEGRSTAMSNVLAAARHFGLAPDEAQMIVEEIRGTIRQNWESLLLSAGVPQRNLAEVRNCYALALLPDTATP encoded by the coding sequence ATGATAACCCGCGTGGCGTATGTGCATATGCACCTTGGGGGCAGCTTTGTTGTTGCCGGACGCCTGCGCTATGTTCAGGATGGTCGTTTTAGCCAGTGCTTCTTTGAGTATTCCAACCGGTATCTGGAGCGGCCTGACGCGGTTGCCGTTGACCCTGTTGCGCTGCCCCTGCAACGTGAACACACCTACGAAGGCCCGCTGGGCGGCGCGCTATTTAACGGGCTGCGCGATGCCTGCCCTGACGACTGGGGCCGTCACGTTCTTGATATCGCCGCCGAATCCTCCGGCTCCCACCTTGGCGAATTTGACTACATGCTCTATGCCGGGCCAGACAGAATCGGCGCGCTCGGTTTCAGCAGCGTGCCCAATGCCGTCCCCTTTACTGATGTGCCAACCTGGGCGCAGGGCCTCCCCGGCGCAGAACTTGACCTTCAGGGCATGCTGCTCGCTACAGACAATGTGGAGCAGGCAGACGATCTCAATCCGCAGTATCGACGCTTTTTTGTGCGCGGTTCTTCCATTGGCGGGGCAAGGCCCAAGGCCTCGTTTGAGCAGGACGGCAAATTCTGGATTGCAAAATTCAGCAAGGAGCGTGAGGCCTGGCCGACCTGCCGCATTGAGCATGCGAACATGCTCCTTGCGGCAAAGTGCGGCATCAACGTGCCGGAAACAAGGCGAATTACGGTTCTGGGCAATCGCGATATCCTGCTGGTCGAGCGTTTTGACCGCCAGATTCACAACGGCGCCCTGCACCGCCTGCCCTTTGTTTCAGCCATGACCCTCATTGGCGCAGCCGGGCCGGAGGCTCGCGCCGCGTATACTGACATTGTAACAGCTATGCGGCGGGATTTTTACAGCGCCGAAGCAACGCGCAGTGATATCCGCGAGTTATATCGGCGTATGGTCTTCAATGCTCTGTGCAACAACTCCGATGACCATTTGCGCAATCATGGTTTTCTGCACGTGGCTGACCAGAATGGCCGGTCCGGCTGGCGACTTTCCCCGGCGTATGACGTGGTGCCGCAGCCTGTGATGGACGATGCCCCACGGGCCTTGCACCTGAATGTGGGGCCGGAGGGCCGCAGCACCGCCATGAGCAACGTGCTGGCCGCGGCCCGGCACTTTGGCCTTGCCCCCGATGAAGCGCAGATGATTGTTGAAGAAATCAGGGGAACAATCCGCCAGAACTGGGAAAGTCTGCTCTTGAGCGCAGGGGTGCCGCAGCGCAACCTTGCAGAAGTGCGCAATTGCTACGCCCTCGCCCTGCTGCCGGATACAGCAACGCCATAA
- a CDS encoding helix-turn-helix transcriptional regulator yields the protein MSKSSASIDALPPRVLAKIEDLGRRIKLARKRRGLTLNEMARLMMISVGSLRRLESGTPGTSLGALATALLTLGLENDLDNVAAMETDMIGLAHERRRLEGNTDDKNKISYDF from the coding sequence ATGAGTAAATCATCGGCTTCCATAGATGCGCTGCCCCCCAGAGTTCTGGCAAAAATTGAAGACCTGGGGCGCAGAATAAAACTGGCGCGAAAACGGCGGGGTCTGACCCTGAACGAAATGGCCAGACTCATGATGATTTCGGTTGGCTCGCTCAGAAGGCTCGAAAGCGGCACGCCAGGCACGAGCCTAGGGGCGCTCGCGACGGCCCTGCTCACCCTCGGGCTTGAAAACGACCTGGACAACGTGGCCGCCATGGAAACGGATATGATCGGCCTTGCCCACGAACGCAGGCGGCTTGAAGGCAACACGGACGACAAGAACAAAATTTCCTACGATTTTTAA
- the catA gene encoding type A chloramphenicol O-acetyltransferase produces MSFNVIELDTWKRKSYYQHYVHTVRCTYSITVNIEIDSLVKELKLRGIKAYPAQVYILSRAVNNFQEFRMAINTRGELGCWESTSPSYTILNKRTETFSSIFTSFDSNFSKFYDNCIHDMEKYGNSDTLFPQNNMPENLFTVSSFPWQSFTGFNLNVYGEGTYLPPIFTIGRYLEQNGKTHMPLSIQVHHAVCDGYHVGKFIDAVQGLAQNFSDWL; encoded by the coding sequence ATGTCATTTAATGTAATCGAGTTGGACACCTGGAAAAGAAAATCTTATTATCAGCATTACGTTCATACTGTTCGCTGTACTTACAGCATCACAGTAAATATAGAAATTGATTCACTTGTAAAAGAATTGAAACTTCGTGGAATTAAGGCATACCCTGCACAAGTATACATACTTTCACGCGCAGTTAATAATTTTCAAGAATTCAGGATGGCTATAAACACTCGCGGCGAGCTTGGCTGCTGGGAATCAACAAGCCCGAGTTACACGATTTTGAATAAAAGAACTGAAACGTTCAGCAGCATATTCACGTCATTTGATAGTAATTTCAGCAAATTTTATGACAACTGCATTCACGACATGGAAAAATACGGCAACTCTGATACGCTTTTTCCTCAAAACAACATGCCTGAAAATTTGTTCACGGTTTCATCCTTTCCCTGGCAGAGCTTCACCGGCTTCAATCTGAATGTTTACGGCGAGGGAACATACCTTCCGCCCATTTTTACTATTGGACGCTATCTGGAACAAAACGGAAAGACACACATGCCGCTTTCCATTCAAGTGCATCACGCAGTGTGCGACGGCTATCATGTGGGAAAATTCATAGATGCCGTTCAAGGCCTGGCCCAGAACTTCAGCGATTGGCTGTGA